The Thermotoga neapolitana DSM 4359 sequence TGAGAAGCTATCACTATCTCATTTCGACCATGATCTGTGGCTTTTTCGCAATGGTGATATCTTCTTCCCTTATAACTGTCTTTGCGAAGATACTGTACGGAGTTTCGGTTTCTGGTTCTTCCTTTCTGATCGGAGTAGCAGTTTCCTTTCTGACGTTTCTAAGTATTTCTTTGCTTATGGTTTCTCTTTTTAAAAGTTTTTCTGCGCTGAACGCTGCCTCACAGGTCTTCAACCAGGTGTTCATGTTCATGGGAGGATTCTACTTCGATGTTTCAAACATTTCCTGGCCGCTGAAGGTGCTCGTTGTTGGAAATCCGGCGACTTACCTTGTGGATTACTTGAGAGGGTGTCTCGGCTACAAAACGGTTTACACAAATCACTTTCTGGTTGCCATTCTCTGGGTGGTCGTGTCTCTTGTACTCTTTTCGTTGAACTGGAGGCGGGTGATGGTAGTTGAGTGAATTTTTCTCACTCTTTTCGGCGATGTGGAAAGAATCGTGGAGGGACAGAATCGCCACTTTTTTCAGCGTTGCCTTTCCCGTGATGTTTCTTTTGATATTTGGCTTCATCTTCGGTGGATCTGGAGAGTCGGTGAAGACGGCCGTTGTGACCGTCGAATACGACCTTTCAGACTTTGGGGATGTGTACTCCTCTCTGGAGGAAGTGGAAGGTTACTATCATGAAGTGGCTGTGGTGGAGAGAGACAGAATCGTCTTCATAAGGAACACCACGGACGAATACTACCAGTCCCTTCTTGATTCCTGGGAGATGTCACTCAAAACCAAAGTGGAACGGCTCTTCAACAGATTGAATCCCGTGATCGTGGTGAAAAAGAAACCTCTGGAGACCACAAGGCAACTCACGGCCTTCGATTATACTCTCACGGGTGTTATAGCTATCTCTTTGCTCTCCATCGGACTTTTTGGCACGGTGGATGTGTTCTCTCATTATCGGGAGAGAGGATTTCTGAAAAGACTCAGAGCAACGCCCGTTGGAAACTTTTCTTTTGTCTTTGGTCTTGTATCGGCAAGGATGGCATACGGCATCCTTAGCACGACTATCATAATGGTCCTTGGAGTGCTTCTCTTCAAAGCCAAATATGAGTTGAACGTCCTTTTATTTTTGTTGTCAGTCGTAAGTTCTGTTCTCTGTTTCATAGCGTTCGGTGCTCTGGTCTCCATTCTGTTCAAAAAATCAGAGGTTGCAACACAGGTTTCCGTTATCCTGTTCACCATAATGATGTTCCTATCAGGAGTTTATTTTCCGATCTCGTTCCTTCCCGATTATCTGAGAACAGTTGCTCTCTTTCTTCCGGTGAAGTACGGTGTGGAGGTCATCAGATACTCACTTGGCTTTGAGATCTTCACGTTCACCAGGTATCTTTTCGCCGTCTCCATCATGTTCGGTGCGGGCCTTGTCTTTGTTTTCTACACCTCTTCTCTCATCCTGAGAAAGGAGGATTAGAGGTTCCATCTGACAATCTCAGAAAGATCTTTTCTCACCCTTTCTGAGCGTTCAATTTCCCTGTGTTTCTCTGAAAGTTCATTTTCGTCTCCCAGGTACCCCACAGCGATCAGAGTTATGAGGACATGGTCTTCTGGTATCCCAAGAATCTCTTTTACCTTCACAGGGTCGTAGCCTGCGACGGGATGTGCCACAAGTCCCATCTGTGTTGCCTGAACAAGGAGGTTTCCCACGGCAAGACCCGTGTCGAAAAGGAAATACTCCCTGTTGTCCGAGAGAACACAGTCAAAATCTCTCTTACTGTGGACCGCTATCAAAACGGGAGCGTTTTTCATCCAGTAGTTTCCGCCTGGCAGGGCTTCGTGTAATCTTTTGAGAACGTCTTCGCTGTCCACCACGACGAATCTCCATGGCTGGTTGTTCATACAGGATGGAGCAAGATGCGCAGCCTTTATGAGTGTTTCTACCTCGTCCCTTGGTATTCTGTCTTTCTTCAGTGCCCTTCTTGCCCTTCTCCACTCTATGTGTCTGTTGAGTGAAAGATCTTCCTTTAGAAGTTGATCAAGCGCCTCTTTCACTTCCTGAACGTGTCCTTCGACCTTCACCTTCCTCCACTCTCTTCTCACAAATCCCCATCTGTCCAGGATGAACGTGGATCTCACTGTTTTCCCGTTCTCCAGAACGTCGAAGAATTCGTGGAGTTCTCCTTCTGGGTCTGAAAGAAGAACGACCTTCAGGTTATTTTTCTCTTTGAACCTTTTCAGAGACTCGACGCTATCCCTTG is a genomic window containing:
- a CDS encoding ABC transporter permease, yielding MSEFFSLFSAMWKESWRDRIATFFSVAFPVMFLLIFGFIFGGSGESVKTAVVTVEYDLSDFGDVYSSLEEVEGYYHEVAVVERDRIVFIRNTTDEYYQSLLDSWEMSLKTKVERLFNRLNPVIVVKKKPLETTRQLTAFDYTLTGVIAISLLSIGLFGTVDVFSHYRERGFLKRLRATPVGNFSFVFGLVSARMAYGILSTTIIMVLGVLLFKAKYELNVLLFLLSVVSSVLCFIAFGALVSILFKKSEVATQVSVILFTIMMFLSGVYFPISFLPDYLRTVALFLPVKYGVEVIRYSLGFEIFTFTRYLFAVSIMFGAGLVFVFYTSSLILRKED
- a CDS encoding nitroreductase family protein, which gives rise to MRVKPFELLTDEGKPFTHVDLYGRYTILFFFPKAGTSGCTREAVEFSRENFEKTQVVGISRDSVESLKRFKEKNNLKVVLLSDPEGELHEFFDVLENGKTVRSTFILDRWGFVRREWRKVKVEGHVQEVKEALDQLLKEDLSLNRHIEWRRARRALKKDRIPRDEVETLIKAAHLAPSCMNNQPWRFVVVDSEDVLKRLHEALPGGNYWMKNAPVLIAVHSKRDFDCVLSDNREYFLFDTGLAVGNLLVQATQMGLVAHPVAGYDPVKVKEILGIPEDHVLITLIAVGYLGDENELSEKHREIERSERVRKDLSEIVRWNL